From a single Candidatus Poribacteria bacterium genomic region:
- the thrC gene encoding threonine synthase: MNYDAWFQCSEGCGETYPLTEIIYRCKNCDGLLEVQHDMGVLKQRSAADWKSLFEQRYRRTQYPYGSGVWGKKELVCPNIDDNNIISMYEGGTNLFWAERFGEQLGLHDLWIKQCGNSHTGSFKDLGMTVLVSMVKQIIAESGNIRAVMCASTGDTSAALAAYASAAGIPAIILLPKAKVTREQLIQPIANGALTLSLETDFDGCMEIVQKLAGRTDFYLANSINSLRIEGQKTISIEIVQQFDWEVPDWIIIPGGNLGNVSALGLGFLMMYELGIIDKLPRIACAQAERANPLYRSYQTGFTEFSAITAQATQATAIQIGNPVSVHRAIRTLKRFDGIVDQATEVELSDAAARADRTGLFNCPHTGVALAVLIKMVERKQIQPDDRVIVISTATGLKFPDFKVAYHNVAPGEPAPRYLNAPIELEADYEGVLKQIGTHLDA, from the coding sequence ATGAACTACGATGCATGGTTCCAGTGCAGTGAAGGATGCGGTGAGACTTATCCACTCACTGAAATTATCTATCGGTGCAAAAATTGCGACGGGTTGTTAGAAGTCCAACACGACATGGGCGTACTGAAACAACGCAGCGCGGCTGATTGGAAATCCCTCTTTGAGCAGCGCTATAGGCGTACACAATACCCCTATGGCAGTGGCGTTTGGGGGAAAAAGGAACTTGTTTGCCCAAACATTGATGATAATAACATCATCTCTATGTATGAGGGCGGCACCAATCTATTCTGGGCAGAACGTTTCGGTGAGCAACTCGGCTTACACGACCTCTGGATCAAGCAGTGTGGTAACAGTCATACCGGTTCCTTTAAAGACCTCGGGATGACCGTCCTCGTCTCAATGGTTAAACAGATCATCGCTGAGTCAGGAAATATCCGCGCTGTTATGTGTGCTTCGACCGGCGACACCTCCGCGGCTCTGGCTGCTTATGCATCTGCAGCAGGTATACCCGCAATTATCCTCTTGCCAAAAGCGAAAGTTACGCGTGAACAACTCATTCAACCTATCGCGAATGGTGCCCTGACGCTTTCGCTGGAGACAGATTTCGACGGATGCATGGAGATCGTCCAAAAACTTGCCGGGCGGACAGATTTCTATCTCGCTAACTCCATTAATTCTCTCCGCATTGAGGGACAGAAAACAATTAGTATTGAGATCGTACAGCAGTTTGATTGGGAAGTCCCTGATTGGATTATCATTCCTGGAGGCAACCTCGGCAATGTTTCAGCACTCGGACTCGGTTTTTTAATGATGTACGAACTCGGTATCATTGACAAACTCCCGCGCATCGCTTGTGCGCAAGCTGAACGCGCGAATCCGCTTTATCGAAGTTATCAAACAGGGTTCACAGAGTTCAGCGCAATCACAGCACAAGCGACACAAGCGACAGCCATTCAGATCGGGAACCCGGTTTCGGTGCATCGCGCCATACGGACCTTGAAACGATTTGATGGAATCGTTGACCAAGCGACAGAAGTAGAACTATCAGACGCTGCCGCAAGAGCAGACAGAACAGGGTTATTCAATTGCCCGCACACCGGCGTGGCATTGGCAGTGCTCATAAAAATGGTCGAGCGCAAACAGATTCAACCTGATGATAGAGTCATTGTCATCTCTACAGCAACTGGTCTCAAATTCCCAGATTTCAAGGTAGCCTATCACAACGTCGCTCCCGGCGAACCTGCCCCGCGCTACCTAAATGCCCCGATTGAATTGGAAGCAGACTATGAAGGGGTCCTGAAACAGATTGGTACACACCTCGACGCATAA